The genomic segment ATACAACCTCAATGACCATCCAGAACGGTTTGAGCTTGCCCATGACTTATGGTGTCGGCTTGGGCTGGAATCATGGTTCTAAGTTGTATGTTGGGGCCGATTTCCAGATGCAGCAATGGGGAAAAATCGATTTCCCTGATTATTTCCAGGGAGATGATGGTAAAATGAACTATGCTCTGCGAAGCGGCCTTCTTAGAGACCGTTACAAGGTAAACATTGGTGCCGACTATCAGCCTAATACCACCGGACGTCGCTTGTATCAGCGTGTACATTATCGTTTGGGTGCTGGTTATGCTACACCTTATTATAATATTAATGGAAAGGAAGGCCCCAAAGAGTTCAGTCTTAGTGGAGGCTTTGGCATTCCTCTGGGTTCGGTCTATTGGAATCGTCAGGGACACATGCGTCCTACTTTGAATATCGGCGTGCAATGGGCTCGTTCTTCTGCCACTAATATGGTTACAGAAAACACCTTCCGCATCAATATTGGCTTGACATTCAACGAACGTTGGTTCGCCAAGTGGAAAGTCGACTAATCACTTAGTTCATTGGGAATAAATAAAAATATAAAATGGCTATTAGGGACGAATGTAGTGTTCGCCCTATTGCTGTTTATGGGCTGTAGTGAAGCCCATGAGCACACAGCTCCTGCTGTGAATCCCGAGGATTCTGTTTCAATGATGACAACCTATGGCGTTAATACTTTGATAAGTGACTCGGGTGTCATCAAATATCGTATTGTTACCGAGCAATGGGATGTCAATACCGTGCGTCAGCCATCGCGATGGGAATTCATGAAAGGCATCTTCTTTGAGCAGTTTGACGAACAGTTTCATGTGCAGGCCTACATTCAGGCAGACACGGCTTGGTATTATGATCAGGAGCGCCTGTGGAAACTCAGGGGCAGGGTCAGTCTGCGTAATGTCGACGGTCTTGTGTTTACCAGTGACGAGTTATATTGGGATGGCATGAAGCACGAGTTCTATTCTCATTGCTATTCCAAGCTTGTGACGCCAGAGCGTACGATAGAAGGTACCTATTTCCGTAGTGACGAGCAGATGACTCATTACCGTATTAGTAATTCCGTGGGTTCGTTCCTCGCTGAGGATTTCGAAGACGATGTTGAACCCGCAGATACAACTACTATTTCAGCACCATGATGACTGCACAGATTATAGGTCTTATTGTGTCGATGGTTTTCTCCGCCTTCTTTTCTGGCATGGAAATAGCCTTCGTTGCCAGCAATCGTATGTTGGCCGAGATGTCGCGCGAGAAAAATAATCTTCCTCATCGGGCCATCGCCTTGTTCTACCGGCATCCAAACAATTTCGTTTCCACGATGCTGGTGGGTAACAACATCGCGTTGGTCATCTATGGCATTCTCTTTGCTCAGATCTTTGACCAACTCTTGTTTAATCAGCTTTTCAACGATGCTGCTCGTGTGGCTGCCGACACTTTGTTGTCAACAGCAGTAGTACTCTTTACAGGCGAGTTCCTGCCCAAGACAATCTTCAAGAGCAACCCCAACACCATGCTCTCAATCTTCTCGATTCCGGCCTTGTTGTGTTATGTGGTTCTTTATCCCATATCCCGTTTCGCTACGCTATTGTCTAAGGGACTACTTCGTGTCGTTGGTGTTAAGATTCCCAAACACATGGACGACAAGGAGTTTTCGAAGGTGGATCTGGACTATTTAGTACAAAGTAGCATCGACAATGCTCAGGATGAGGACGACATTGAGGAGGAGGTGCGCTTCTTTCAGAATGCCCTTGACTTCTCTGAGACAAAGGTGCGCGACTGTATGGTGCCAAGAACAGAAATCGATGCTATCGAGGACACCTGCAGCATCGAGCAACTCAAGCAGAAGTTTATTGAGAGTGGCCATTCCAAAATCGTTGTCTACCACGAAGACATCGACCATATTGTCGGGTATATTCATTCCTCTGAGATGTTCCAGAATCCAAAGGATTGGACAGAGAAATTACAGACGATGACCTTCGTGCCCGAGACGATGTCTGCCAGTAAGATGATGCAGACGTTCTTGGCGCAGAAGAAGTCGCTTGGTGTCGTCGTGGATGAGTTTGGTGGCACCAGTGGACTCATCGCGCTCGAGGACATTGTTGAGGAGATCTTTGGAGATATCGAGGATGAGCATGACTCAACCAACTATATTGCCAAACAACTTGACAATGGCGAGTATCTCCTTTCGGCCCGTCTGGAGATTGAAAAAGTGAATGAACTATTCGACTTGGAACTCCCTGAAAGTGATGAGTATATGACGGTGGGAGGTCTAATCCTTCACGAGTATCAGAGCTTCCCGAAACTCAACGAAGTTGTGAAAATAAACCGTTGGGAGTTTAAAATCATAAAAAATACCGCAACAAAAATAGAATTGGTCAGACTAAAAGTCAATACAAACACCAATTTTTCGTGAAAAAATGCCGATAATTCAAGAAAACTTAGTAACTTTGCGGGCTGTAAATTGAAACTAACGAAAAAATAATTAAAACAATAAAATCATTAAAAAATGGCAGCAATTGGAAAAATTAGAAGCTGGGGCCCTGGACTTGTCGTTATTCTGGGTCTGGGTCTTGTAGGCTTCATTGCACAAGATGGCTTTAGCACTTGTAAAGGTCAGGCTCAGGTGGACAGCAGTACCGCCGGCGTGATCGATGGTGAGAAAATTGAGATTCAGGAGTTCCAGAGTCTCGTGGGCGAGTATCAGGAGTTAGCCAAACTCCAAGGACAGGACAATCTGAACGAAGATCAGCTGAATAGCCTGCGCGACTATGTTTGGAACGAATGCGTGAACAATAAGCTCGTTGAGGAACAGGCCGCAAAGTTGGGTCTTACTGTAACAGACGAAGAGGTGGTTAACGTCCTGAAGGAAGGTACTCACCCCGCTATCAGCGAGACACCTCTGTTGTCTCAGTTCGTTAATCCTCAGACCCGTGCTTTCGATGCTAATCAGGTGTCCGCATATCGCGAGTACCTTAAGCAGCAGTCACAGACCAATGCTCAGGCTGCTGAGCAGGCTGTTCTGTTCGAGCGTTGCTGGCCTGTAGCCGAGAGAATCCTGGCTCAGAAGATTCTTGAGATGAAGTATCAGACTTTGCTGGCAGGTTGTGTTATGTCAAACCCTGTTTCTGCAAAGGCTGCTTTCGACAACCAGAATATCGAGAGCGAAGTGATTATGGCTTCTATGCCTTACGCTAGCATTAACGACAACGAGATTGAAGTGACCGATGCCGACCTCAAGGCTAAGTACGACGAGATGAAAGAGCAGTTCAAGACTCGTGCCGACCTGGCCGAGATCAAGTACGTTGTATGTCAGGTTACTGCTTCTAAGAAGGACCGTGATGCTCTGATGGAAGTTATGCAGAAGGCTTCTAAGGCCCTGAAGAGCGATAGCGCTTCTGTTAGCGACGTTGTTCGCGAGGCTCAGTCTCAGGTGGCTTACCTTGGTCTGCCCCTGTCAAAGAACGCCCTTCCTTCAGACCTTGCCGATAGCATCAGCAAGATGGGTGCTGGTCAGGTTACTGCTCCTTTCGAGAGCCGTGACAACACCTTCAACGTTGTGAAGCTGTTCTCTAAGGAGAATGTTGCCGACTCAATCGAGTTCCGTATGATTTCATTGATGGGCATGCAGAGTGCCAAGGCTACTGCCGACAGCATTATGAAGTCAATCAGCGCCGGTGTTGCTTTCGACTCAATTGCCAAGAAGTACAACCAGCGTGGCGAGAAGACTTGGATGACCTCAAACGAGTACGAATCTGCTCCCACACTTACTGCCGACAACAAGGCTATCTATACTGCTTTGCTCAAGGCTCCCGTTAACGAGGTTAAAGACCTCGAGCTCTCTCAGGGTCACATCATTCTTCAGATCACTCAGCGCAAGGGTAATGTTGAGAAGTTTAACGTAGCTATCGTGAAGCGCGCTATCGACTTCTCTAACGAGACCTACAACGAGACCTACAATAAGTTCAGCCAGTTCGTAAGCGAGAGTCAGAACATCGAAGGACTCCAGGCTAAGTGTGCCGACTATGGTTATGTGGTGATGGATGGTCAGGTAACCAATGCCGACCACACAATTGCCAACATCCGTTCTTCACACGACGCTATTAAGTGGTTGTTCACCGAGGCCGAGGAAGGCCACATCTCTAAGGTGTTCGATCGTTGTGGTGATAACGACCGCCTGATGGTCGTTGGTCTCAGCAAGCTCACTCCTAAGGGATATTTAGCCCAGAGCACTGTTGAGGCAACGCTGAAGCAGGAGGTTCTGCGCGACAAGAAGTTTGCTAAGCTCTCTGAGCAGCTTGCAGGTGTTAAGAGCGTTGCCGAGGCTCAGGCCAAGGGTGCCCGCCTTGACAGCATCTCTCACATCACATTCCGCGCTCCTGTATATGTTCCTTCTATCGTGATGCCCGAGCCCGCTCTTAGTGGTGCCGTAGCAGGTACCGAGAAGGGTGCTTTCAGCAAGCACGTTGTCAAGGGACAGGCTGGTGCTTATGTGTTCCAGGTTATCAACCGTACTCAGCGCGAGGGTGTTACCTTCAACGAGAAGGTTTCTGAGGCTGCTCTCCGTCAGTCAGCTCTCCAGCAGACTGTTGGTATGGCTATGCAGGAACTCCGCGACAAGGTTGAGATTAAGGATAATCGCTATATCTTCTTCTAAACCATAGAAGACATATCATTCTACAAACGGGTGCATCATGATTGATGTACCCGTTTTCTTACCTTCACAATAAGAAAAAACACAGGAATTATGAAGACGAAACATCTTATGTACCAGACTCACGGCACGTGTTCACAGATGATTGATGTGACTGCCGACGAGAATGACGTTATCCAGCAGGTGTTCTTCCTGGGTGGCTGCAATGGCAACCTACAGGGCATCAGTCAGCTGGTGAGAGGCCAGAAGATTGACGACGTGATTGCCCGCCTCAATGGCATCCGTTGCGGCACCAAGGGCACCTCATGTCCCGACCAGCTTTGCCGTGCGCTCGAGCAGTTGAAAGAGACGCCTGCGAGCGAAGCATAATTGCGAGGCATAATTGCGAGGCATAATTGCGAGGCATAATTGCGAGGCATAATCAAGCTAATAGACAAACAAAGAGGGCAGCAAAACTACTTGCTGCCCTCTTTTGTTTTATGCTTGTCTTGCGGACTATCTCGCCTTGTGAATCAATACGCAGAAGACGATGACGGTGATGAACATCAAGCCTATGATAGCCATTTCCGGCCATGACGTGTGATGATCCACCAGTAGACTGCTGGTTGCGATGGGCAGCGTGAGTAGCGCCATCTCGAGTGCCATCACCCTGACGAGACGCACCACCAGCGCCCATTGACGCGGCGTTGATACCTCCACGGGGATGTTTATCTTGTGGGGGAAATAGGCGCTGACCATGAGGAAGATGCTGGCTATCGATATGATCAGACAAGGAATCAGCACACTCGACTTCGAGCCCCATCCGTTGGGCTCTCCTGTTGCTCCGAAATGCGTGGGCACCACCTCGGGCGCATCCGCATACATCATGGCGGTGAGTGCGCCGATGCCCACCAGCATCACCACCAGCACTATCTCAAAGATGGTGCCCTCGGTTGTTCTGCACACCTTAATCTTCTCCTTGTTGTTCGTTCTTAACGTCAGTTTCATTTTTCTTCTTTTTGGGTAATCGTTTGGCTTTGCGCAGGGCCTCAGTAATGATCCACTGCAGCTGGCCGTTGGTGCTGCGGAACTCGTCCGCAGCCCAAGCCTCTATCGCGTCCATCGTGTCGCTGTCAACACGTAGGATAAAACTCTTAGTGGATTTCTTTTCAGCCATAAATTATCAATTCTCAATTGTCAATTCTTCATTCTTTAGTGATTCAGCGTACCAGTATTGACCACGGGCTGAGCCGAGTCGTCGCCACAGAGTACCACCAGCAGGTTAGAAACCATGGCAGCCTTCTTGTCGTCGTCGAGTTCCACGATCTCCTCGCTCGACAGCTTGTCCAGCGCCATCTTCACCATCGACACAGCACCCTCCACAATCTTCTCACGAGCGGTGATGATGGCCGAAGCCTGCTGACGACGCAGCATCACGGCAGCAATCTCGGGCGCATAGGCCAGATAGTTGATGCGAGCCTCTACCACCTCGATGCCAGCCAGGGCCAGGCGCTCGTTCAGTTTCTCTTCGAGTTGGTCGTTGATCTCGTCGCCACCACCACGCAGGGTCAGCTCATGACTCTTGTTATCCTCGTCGTCGTAGGCATACTGACCAGCCACCTGACGCAAGGCAGCATCACTCTGCACACGTACGAAGCGCTCCAGGGCGTTCATCACCGAGCGCATGTCGGTGCCCACCTGACCCTGTATGCTGGCCATGGTCTGGGTGTCCACCTCGAACAGCGCCTTATAAGTATCCTTGAGTTTCCACACCAGCACCAATCCGATCATCACGGGGTTACCCGTCTTGTCGTTCACCTTGATAGGCTCGGCGTCCAGGTTGCGAGCACGCAGACTCACCTTCTTGGTGCCATAGAGAGGGTTAATCCAGTAGAAGCCCGTCTGCGAGAAGGTGCCGGCATACTTACCAAACCACGTGGCCACGCGAGCCTCGTTGGGTTCCAACTGCAGATGGCCGCACCACATCACGATGGTGAAAAACACCATCAGGATGAAAAAGCCCAGCGACCAGCCACCACCATTATGACTGTCGAGCAGCATGATGCTGAACACGATACCTAAGATAGTAAAAACTGTCAGCAGCAGGTTGACAAACAACATCAGGAATCCGTTGAACACCATTCCTTTGAACTCTAATTCTTTTGTTTCCATAATCAATAATTTTAATGTTAGTTTAAATTGATATCATTTTGATATCGCAAAGATATGGACTTTTTTCCGTTCCGCAATGGAATTAAGCAAATAATTAACCATCATTAACAAACACAAAAAATGGGCGCATCATTGGCTGATGCACCCATCGTTATGATGTGGCAAGGAGAAATTAGTTGTTATACTCCTGCCAAGACTTAATCTTGATGTCGTTGAGACTCATTGCCGTGAAGGCCTCGATAAAGGCCTTGGCCAGACGCACGTTGGTCATCAGGGGGATGTTGTGGTCGATGGCACCGCGACGAATCTTATAGCCATTGGTCAACTCGCGACTGGTGTGGTTCTTCGGCACGTTAATCACCAGTCCCACCTTATGCTGCGAAATCAAGTCCATCACGTTGTTCTTGCCAGGCTCGTCGGGCCATGCCACGGCAGTGGCCTTCACACCGTTGTCGTTGAAGAACTTCGCCGTGCCAGCGGTGGCATAGATGGTGTAGCCCTTCTTGGCCAACTGCTGGGCGGGCTCCAACAAGCTCACCTTGCCCTTGGCGCCACCCGACGAGATGAGCACCGCATCCTTCGGAATCGAGTAGCCCGTGGCAATCAGGCTGTTCAGCAGCGCCTCGTTCAGGTCGTCGCCCAGACAGCCCACCTCGCCCGTTGAGCTCATGTCGACACCCAACACGGGGTCGGCATTCTGCAAGCGGGCAAACGAGAACTGCGAGGCCTTCACGCCAATGCGGTCGATGTCGAACTCACTCTTCTCAGGCTTCTGATAGGGTGCATCCAGCATAATCTTCGTGGCCGTCTCGATGAAGTTGCGCTTCAGGATCTTCGACACGAAGGGGAACGAACGACTGGCACGCAGGTTACACTCAATCACCTTCACCTCGCGGTTCTTCGCCAGGAACTGGATGTTGAATGGTCCGCTGATGTTCAGCTCGGCAGCAATCTTATGCGCAATTTTCTTAATCTGACGGATGGTCGAGAAATAGATGTGCTGGGCAGGGAACACCATCGTGGCGTCGCCCGAGTGCACACCCGCATACTCCACATGCTCCGAGATGGCATATTCAATCACCTCGCCCTTGTCGGCCACGGCGTCAAACTCAATCTCTTTGGTCTCCGTCATAAACTTCGACACCACCACAGGGAACTCCTTCGACACCTCGGTGGCCATGTTCAGGAAGCGATGCAGCTCCTCCTCGTCGTAGCACACGTTCATCGCAGCACCCGAGAGCACGTACGACGGACGCACCAGCACGGGATAGCCCACCTTGTCAACAAACTCCTTCACGTCGTCGAAACTCGTCAGCGCGCGCCATGCAGGCTGGTCAATACCCAGTTTGTCGAGCATGGCCGAGAACTTGTCGCGGTTCTCCGCACGGTCGATGTCCACGGGCGAAGTGCCCAGCACGGGCACACCCTGTCGATGCAGCTTCATAGCCAGGTTGTTAGGAATCTGTCCACCCACGCTCACAATCACGCCACGCGGCTGCTCCAGGTCCATCACGTCGAGCACGCGCTCCAGGCTCAGCTCGTCGAAGTACAGGCGGTCGCACATGTCATAGTCGGTAGAGACGGTCTCGGGGTTATAGTTAATCATGATACTCTTGTAGCCCAACTTGCGTGCCGTGTTGATGGCATTCACCGAACACCAGTCGAACTCCACGCTCGAGCCAATGCGATAGGCACCCGAGCCCAGTACCACCACCGACTTCTCGTTATTATAATAGGTGATGTCGTGAGCAACCTTATACTGCTCGCCCTTCGTATCGCCGAAGGCAGGCACGTGCGTGTAGGTAAAGTACAGATAGTTTGTCAGCTCCGGATGCTCCGATGCCACCGTGGGGATGCGCTTCACCGAAGGCACAATGCCGCGCTGCTTGCGCAGTTTGCGCACCTCCAGGTTCTCCTTCTCCATGTTGGTCGACTTCGTCTTCAGCACAAAGCGCGCAATCTGGAAGTCCGAGAAGCCACAGCGCTTCACCTCCAGCAGCAGCTCGTCCGAGAGGTCCTCCAACTTGTCAAACTTCTGCAACTCGTGCTTCAAGTCCACAATATGCTTCAATCGCTCCAGAAACCACACGTCAATCTTCGTCAGTTCCTCGATGCGCTCAATGGTGTAGCCCTCCTCCAAGGCCTGGGCGATGGCAAAGATGCGCAGGTCGGTGGGGTTGGCCAGTTCGTTGTCCAGGTCGTCAAACTTCGTGTGGTCGTTGCCCACAAAGCCATGCATGCCCTGACCAATCATGCGCAGTCCCTTCTGTATCATCTCCTCGAACGAGCGACCAATCGACATAATCTCGCCCACCGACTTCATCGACGAGCCAATCTGTCTGCTCACACCCGCGAACTTCGTCAGGTCCCAGCGAGGAATCTTACAAATCATATAGTCCAGCGAGGGAGCCACATACGCACTCGACGTGGTGCCCATCTCGCCAATCTGGTCGAGCGTGTAGCCCAGCGCAATCTTGGCAGCCACAAAAGCCAGGGGATAGCCCGTAGCCTTCGAAGCCAGCGCCGACGAGCGCGAGAGGCGTGCGTTGATCTCGATGATGCGATAGTCGTTGGTCTGGGCGTTAAAGGCAAACTGGATGTTACACTCGCCCACGATGCCCAGGTGGCGCACACACTTGATGGTAATCTCCTGCAGCATCTTCACCTGCTCGTCGGTCAGCGAACACGTAGGCGCCACCACGATACTCTCGCCCGTGTGGATGCCCAGCGGGTCGAAGTTCTCCATCGAGGCCACGGTGAAGCAACGGTCGTTGGCGTCGCGTATGCACTCAAACTCAATCTCCTTCCAGCCCTTCAAACTCTCTTCCACCAGAATCTGCGGTGCAAAGGTGAAGGCGCTCTCGGCCAGTTCCACAAAGGCCTTCTCGTCGGGACAGATGCCCGAACCCAGTCCACCCAGCGCATAAGCCGAGCGAATCATGATGGGGAAGCCAATCTCGCGGGCAGCCTTCAGTGCGTCGTCCATATTCTCCACGGCATGGCTCACCGGTGTCTTCAGACTAATCTCGTCCAGCTTCTTCACAAAGCGGTCGCGGTCCTCGGTGTCCATGATAGCCTCCACGCTGGTGCCCAGCACCTTCACGCCATACTCCTTCAGCGTGCCGTTAAGATAGAGCTCCGTGCCGCAGTTCAAGGCCGTTTGTCCGCCGAAAGCCAGTAGGATGCCGTCGGGGCGTTCCTTCTTGATGATTTCCGTGACGAAATGCGCGTTAACTGGTTGGAAATACACTTGGTCGGCAATGCCTTCCGAGGTCTGGATGGTGGCAATGTTAGGATTCACCAACACACTCTTGATACCCTCTTCGCGCAGGGCTTTCAGGGCCTGCGAGCCAGAGTAGTCAAATTCGCCAGCCTGTCCGATTTTCAGCGCGCCCGAACCGAGTACGAGCACCTTCTTAAGATTCATTGTGTTCATTTTGTTTTCTTAGGGTTTTATGTCATTGTTTGATGTTGTATGGTCAGCGTTTGATGCTAAAGAAGCCGATGCGGTGGTTGCGCCCCTTGCGGCCCAGCGAGCGCAGTTGATAGATGCCGTTGGGCAGGTGGTCCACCTTCAGCAGGGTGGAGTAGGGCTGCACCTCCAGCTGTCGTCCGTCCATCGTCTCGATGATCACGTATTCCGCGTCGAGCGTTGCCCCCTTCTCGGGCAGCGCCACGGGTCGTCCGTCCGTGCGGCTGATGGTGGGAGCGGCATAGCGCCTGCCCGCGTTCATCAGCAGTTGCGCCGGCGCGCTCTCTTGCCCATAGCGGTTCATCGCCGTCACCGCATAGTTCATGCGCCCGTTGTTCGGCACCAGGAGGCTCGTCCTCGTCACCCTCATGGCCATCAGGTTTTCCGCCTTCGTCACGTCCACCGGAAAATCCTCGCTCGCATATATATTATATAATAGGTAGGGCGCGTCGCTCTTGTCCCGTGCTGCCTGCCACGCCAGGGTGTTGCCCTTCAGCGTCAGTTCCCCGGGCTCCGTGGGCGCCTGCTGTCCGGCCCACGTCATTGGTGGCACCAGCGCCGCAGTGCTGTTAAAGCGGCAAGTAAAGTCGTAGATGCCCTTCACGTTGTCCAGCAGGAACTTCGTGCGAAAGAAGCAGTGCCCCATGCCCAGGTCGCGCCCCACATTCATCTGTCGCGTCACCTGGTCCATCGTCCATTTGCCCTCCTTCGGGTCCAGGAAATAAATGCCCAGTCCGGGCACCACCGTGCGCCCGTTGCTCTGCTCCTGCCAGTCGATGGCAAAGGGAAAGAAGTTATTATCCTGGAAATACATCATCGGGAAGAGTCCGTCCATCAGTCCCTCCCTGAGCCATGCCTGCGCATCCTGACACACCGTGGTGCGGGCGTTCCATCCCCCCGCACGGTAGCGTCGCAGGTCGTCGTGCTTGCCAATGGGCGAGCACGTCAGCTTCACCCACGGCTTCAGACTCTTCACCGCACGGTTCACCTTGCGCACAATGTCCGTGATATAGGCCCGTCCCTGCGCCCGCGAAACCTTGATCTTCCACGTCTCCGGATAGCGGATATAGTCCAGGTGGATGCCGTCCACGTCGTAGCCCCTCACAATCTCCGTACAGATGCGCGCCAAGTAGTCGCCAGTCTCCTTCTGTTCAGGGTCCATATAGCCATCCTCGCCAATCCTCTTAATCAGCTTCGGATATTTCTGTCGCAGCTGCTTGCATCCCAGCTTGTTCCATTTGCCCACCGGGATGGTCACCACCCATGCGTGGCACTCCATGCCCCTGCGGTGACACTCGTCAATCCACAGCTGCAGCGGGTCGTATTGTGCCTTCCTGCCCGGCGTGCCCGTGATGCATCCGTCCCACGGCTCCATGTCCGAGGGATAGATTGTCGTGGCCCTCACGCGCGTCTGCACAATCACCGTGTTGATGCCCGCCGCCTGCAGTAGGTCCAGCGTGCGTATCATTTCGCGTTTCTGGGCCTCGGGCTGATACGAGTGCGGCCAGTCAATGCCGCCGATGGTCGTCAGCCACACAGCCCTCACCTCGTGCTTTGGCGCCTGAGCCCAGGCCACCATCGTGGCCAGCAGCAGGAATATCGTACAGAGTGCTTTCTTCATTGATTAATGTTTTGCCTGCAAAGATACAAAAAATCCCGTTCATTAATGCACGAACGGGACAGATTTTTCCACCAGCAACCTGTAAGCATTGCAGCCCACGAAGTTGCCCACCACCTCGGCCACATAGATAGCCAACAGTTCCGGGCCCATCATCTCGGGCACCGCCATGAAATAAAAGGCGTCGGCCACCGAGTGCGTAAAGCCACACAGGATGAACACCGGCACGCCAAACAGCAAGGGCAGGAATCGCCCCTCGCGGCCAAACTGCACGGCCGTGGTCATAATAAAGCCGCAGCCAATGGCCAGCAGGAAGCAGGGCAGGGGCCCTTTCTCCAGTCGCGAAGCCACAATAGCCATGTCGGGCGGCAGGATGTCAGGCTGCGCATAACTCAACGCCATGGCGCACACGCCGCATCCCAGGATGTTGCCCAGCAGCACCGCCGCGAGCATTGTCCAGTCGCCCTTGGCGCGAATGAATCCCGCCGTGCCCGTATAGAGTTTCAACCGATAGTGAAGAACGGCCAACAAGCCGAAAGAGAAGAGACAGGCGCCGGCCACACCCCCCACGCGGAGGTTCACCACACAGCCCACAGAAATACAAAGTCCTGCCACAAAAGCAGAACGCAAGATCTTTACATACTGATTCATGACTGCAAAGGTACTATATTTTCTTCGATTTTTCGTAGCTTCGCAGCCAATTGTTAAAGATAAAGTATTTTTTTTCATGATTTAAGATGATAATGCCATATCTCGTACCAAGCGTTGGTACGCACAGTACCAAGGCTTGGTAGCCATACTACCAAGCGTTGGTAGCCACACTACCAAGCATTGGTAGCCTGCCTACCAAGTGTTGGTAGTCACGATACCAAATTTCGGTATAATAATGAAATCATTTAATTTCTTCCCACTCATGCCTCAATGAGTGGGAATTTTCGTACCTTTGCAGAAATTTTTCGATTATGGCATACATGAACAGGTTTAACCAGACGGACGAGCACAGGCGCGACGAGCTGATTCGCATCATAGAGCACTCGGTGGAGAAACTGACACTGCAGGAACTGGAGGCGCTCTATTATGACATGACGACAAAGAGCTTTATTAACGACTGACGGAACAAAAGAGACAATGATACAAGGCAACAAGGACGGCCTGGAGACGAAAACGGGGCAGGGCAGCATCTTTCAGCGACCCGCATGGGTGGTGGTGCTGGCCCTGACGGCGGCCATGGCGTGGGGATGGGCTTTCCCACTGATTAAGTTGGGCTTCGGTGCTTTTGGCATCACGGCCGACATGACGGGCAGCAAGATGCTGTTTGCCGGCATCAGGTTTGCCATGGCGGGCTTGATTGTGCTGTCGGTGGCGCGCACTGGTGGGCGCCCGATGAGTGCGGGCAAGAAGGGCGACTGGTGGTTTGTGCTGGCCTTTGCGCTGATGAACACCACGCTGCACTATTTCTTCTTTTATGTGGGCATGTCGCACAGCGAGGGGTCGAGGGCTGCTATCCTCAACTCGCTGAGCACGTTCTTGGTGGTGCTGCTGGCGTGTGCCTGTTTTAAGAGCGAC from the Prevotella sp. E15-22 genome contains:
- a CDS encoding hemolysin family protein, yielding MMTAQIIGLIVSMVFSAFFSGMEIAFVASNRMLAEMSREKNNLPHRAIALFYRHPNNFVSTMLVGNNIALVIYGILFAQIFDQLLFNQLFNDAARVAADTLLSTAVVLFTGEFLPKTIFKSNPNTMLSIFSIPALLCYVVLYPISRFATLLSKGLLRVVGVKIPKHMDDKEFSKVDLDYLVQSSIDNAQDEDDIEEEVRFFQNALDFSETKVRDCMVPRTEIDAIEDTCSIEQLKQKFIESGHSKIVVYHEDIDHIVGYIHSSEMFQNPKDWTEKLQTMTFVPETMSASKMMQTFLAQKKSLGVVVDEFGGTSGLIALEDIVEEIFGDIEDEHDSTNYIAKQLDNGEYLLSARLEIEKVNELFDLELPESDEYMTVGGLILHEYQSFPKLNEVVKINRWEFKIIKNTATKIELVRLKVNTNTNFS
- a CDS encoding peptidylprolyl isomerase, whose translation is MAAIGKIRSWGPGLVVILGLGLVGFIAQDGFSTCKGQAQVDSSTAGVIDGEKIEIQEFQSLVGEYQELAKLQGQDNLNEDQLNSLRDYVWNECVNNKLVEEQAAKLGLTVTDEEVVNVLKEGTHPAISETPLLSQFVNPQTRAFDANQVSAYREYLKQQSQTNAQAAEQAVLFERCWPVAERILAQKILEMKYQTLLAGCVMSNPVSAKAAFDNQNIESEVIMASMPYASINDNEIEVTDADLKAKYDEMKEQFKTRADLAEIKYVVCQVTASKKDRDALMEVMQKASKALKSDSASVSDVVREAQSQVAYLGLPLSKNALPSDLADSISKMGAGQVTAPFESRDNTFNVVKLFSKENVADSIEFRMISLMGMQSAKATADSIMKSISAGVAFDSIAKKYNQRGEKTWMTSNEYESAPTLTADNKAIYTALLKAPVNEVKDLELSQGHIILQITQRKGNVEKFNVAIVKRAIDFSNETYNETYNKFSQFVSESQNIEGLQAKCADYGYVVMDGQVTNADHTIANIRSSHDAIKWLFTEAEEGHISKVFDRCGDNDRLMVVGLSKLTPKGYLAQSTVEATLKQEVLRDKKFAKLSEQLAGVKSVAEAQAKGARLDSISHITFRAPVYVPSIVMPEPALSGAVAGTEKGAFSKHVVKGQAGAYVFQVINRTQREGVTFNEKVSEAALRQSALQQTVGMAMQELRDKVEIKDNRYIFF
- a CDS encoding TIGR03905 family TSCPD domain-containing protein; this translates as MKTKHLMYQTHGTCSQMIDVTADENDVIQQVFFLGGCNGNLQGISQLVRGQKIDDVIARLNGIRCGTKGTSCPDQLCRALEQLKETPASEA
- a CDS encoding SPFH domain-containing protein, with the protein product METKELEFKGMVFNGFLMLFVNLLLTVFTILGIVFSIMLLDSHNGGGWSLGFFILMVFFTIVMWCGHLQLEPNEARVATWFGKYAGTFSQTGFYWINPLYGTKKVSLRARNLDAEPIKVNDKTGNPVMIGLVLVWKLKDTYKALFEVDTQTMASIQGQVGTDMRSVMNALERFVRVQSDAALRQVAGQYAYDDEDNKSHELTLRGGGDEINDQLEEKLNERLALAGIEVVEARINYLAYAPEIAAVMLRRQQASAIITAREKIVEGAVSMVKMALDKLSSEEIVELDDDKKAAMVSNLLVVLCGDDSAQPVVNTGTLNH
- a CDS encoding DUF1648 domain-containing protein — encoded protein: MKLTLRTNNKEKIKVCRTTEGTIFEIVLVVMLVGIGALTAMMYADAPEVVPTHFGATGEPNGWGSKSSVLIPCLIISIASIFLMVSAYFPHKINIPVEVSTPRQWALVVRLVRVMALEMALLTLPIATSSLLVDHHTSWPEMAIIGLMFITVIVFCVLIHKAR
- the lptC gene encoding LPS export ABC transporter periplasmic protein LptC — protein: MFALLLFMGCSEAHEHTAPAVNPEDSVSMMTTYGVNTLISDSGVIKYRIVTEQWDVNTVRQPSRWEFMKGIFFEQFDEQFHVQAYIQADTAWYYDQERLWKLRGRVSLRNVDGLVFTSDELYWDGMKHEFYSHCYSKLVTPERTIEGTYFRSDEQMTHYRISNSVGSFLAEDFEDDVEPADTTTISAP